One region of Jatrophihabitans cynanchi genomic DNA includes:
- a CDS encoding GntR family transcriptional regulator, which yields MEQVRQALLNSTLRPGDRLPTVKEVVGSLAINPNTVLKAYRDLEREGLVEGRQGVGTFVLRRPDGPPPSEQAVLRRSLAAWIARAQGAGLADSDIESMVRAGLRAAADEAIA from the coding sequence GTGGAGCAGGTCCGCCAGGCGCTGCTGAACAGCACGCTGCGTCCCGGCGACCGGCTGCCCACGGTCAAGGAGGTCGTGGGCTCGCTCGCGATCAACCCGAACACCGTGCTCAAGGCCTACCGCGACCTCGAGCGTGAGGGCCTCGTCGAAGGGCGACAGGGCGTCGGCACGTTCGTGCTGCGCCGCCCGGACGGGCCGCCGCCGAGCGAGCAGGCCGTGCTGCGCCGGTCGCTGGCCGCCTGGATCGCGCGCGCGCAGGGCGCCGGCCTCGCCGACTCGGACATCGAGAGCATGGTGCGCGCCGGGCTGCGCGCAGCGGCGGACGAGGCCATCGCATGA
- the ilvC gene encoding ketol-acid reductoisomerase has product MAVEIYYDDDADLSIVQGRKVAVIGYGSQGHAHALSLRDSGVDVRVGLPEGSRSRAKAEDEGLRVLTPAEAAAEADLIMILAPDPAQRSLYTESIEPNLKDGDALFFGHGFNIRFGYIKPPAGVDVAMVAPKGPGHLVRRQFVDGKGVPVLVAVEQDATGNAFALALAYAKGIGGTRAGAIKTTFTEETETDLFGEQAVLCGGASQLVMYGFEVLTEAGYAPEVAYFECLHELKLIVDLMYEGGIAKQRWSVSDTAEYGDYVSGPRVIDEHVKANMQAVLADIRSGAFAERFIADQDAGAPEFKALRAKGETHPIEETGRKLRGLMSWVATADDDYTEGTAAR; this is encoded by the coding sequence ATGGCAGTGGAGATCTACTACGACGACGACGCCGACCTGTCGATCGTTCAGGGCCGCAAGGTGGCCGTCATCGGCTACGGCAGCCAGGGCCACGCCCACGCGCTGTCGCTGCGTGACTCCGGCGTCGACGTCCGGGTCGGGCTGCCGGAGGGCTCGCGCAGCCGGGCCAAGGCCGAGGACGAGGGCTTGCGCGTGCTCACGCCCGCGGAGGCAGCGGCCGAGGCCGACCTGATCATGATCCTCGCGCCGGATCCGGCGCAGCGCTCGCTGTACACCGAGTCGATCGAGCCGAACCTCAAGGACGGCGACGCGCTGTTCTTCGGGCACGGCTTCAACATCCGGTTCGGCTACATCAAGCCGCCTGCCGGCGTGGACGTCGCGATGGTCGCGCCCAAGGGACCGGGCCACCTGGTACGCCGGCAGTTCGTCGACGGCAAGGGGGTGCCTGTGCTCGTTGCCGTGGAGCAGGACGCGACCGGCAACGCGTTCGCACTCGCGCTCGCCTACGCGAAGGGCATCGGCGGAACCCGCGCCGGCGCGATCAAGACCACCTTCACCGAGGAGACCGAGACCGACCTGTTCGGTGAGCAGGCGGTGCTCTGCGGTGGCGCGTCGCAGCTGGTGATGTACGGCTTCGAGGTGCTCACCGAGGCCGGCTACGCACCCGAGGTCGCCTATTTCGAGTGCCTGCACGAGCTCAAGCTGATCGTCGACCTGATGTACGAGGGCGGCATCGCCAAGCAGCGCTGGTCGGTGTCGGACACCGCGGAGTACGGCGACTACGTGTCCGGCCCGCGGGTGATCGACGAGCACGTCAAGGCGAACATGCAGGCGGTGCTTGCCGACATCCGGTCCGGCGCGTTCGCGGAGCGGTTCATCGCCGACCAGGACGCCGGGGCGCCGGAGTTCAAGGCGTTGCGCGCCAAGGGCGAGACGCACCCGATCGAGGAGACCGGGCGCAAGCTGCGTGGCCTGATGAGCTGGGTCGCCACGGCGGACGACGACTACACCGAGGGCACTGCGGCTCGCTAA
- a CDS encoding 2-hydroxyacid dehydrogenase — MTTVCVPSDDVRAALSGLAVETIIWDWNSEPPPGLDRVVFAVPPYMAGPPPAESVARLPALQVVQLLSAGYEAWPPMLRPGVVLCNGRGIHGGSTAELAVGGLIAVLRELPKFAELQRQGSWQPDRTDGLDGKRVLVLGVGDIGSRVVTAVAAFGAHVTQVGRTARAGVLSMDAVPSLLADQDVVVLALPYSAATHHLVDAAFLAALPDGAVVVNVARGAVVDTDALTAELSARRLRAFLDVTDPEPLPAGHPLWRVPNLLLTPHIGGGTARWLDRAHALLREQVGRFVAGEPLRNVVG; from the coding sequence GTGACGACGGTCTGCGTTCCCTCCGACGACGTGCGCGCCGCCCTCAGTGGGCTAGCGGTGGAGACGATCATCTGGGACTGGAACAGCGAACCGCCGCCCGGCCTGGACCGGGTCGTGTTCGCCGTCCCGCCGTACATGGCCGGCCCGCCGCCTGCCGAGTCGGTGGCACGGTTGCCTGCGCTGCAGGTGGTTCAGCTGCTGTCCGCCGGTTACGAGGCCTGGCCGCCGATGCTCCGGCCGGGCGTGGTGCTGTGCAACGGGCGGGGCATCCACGGCGGCTCGACCGCCGAGCTGGCCGTCGGCGGTCTGATCGCCGTGCTGCGTGAGCTGCCCAAGTTCGCCGAACTGCAGCGGCAGGGCAGTTGGCAGCCGGACCGCACCGACGGCCTGGACGGCAAGCGGGTGCTGGTGCTCGGCGTCGGTGACATCGGCAGCCGCGTGGTCACGGCGGTGGCCGCATTCGGCGCGCACGTGACGCAGGTCGGCCGCACGGCACGGGCGGGCGTCCTGTCGATGGACGCGGTTCCCTCGCTGCTGGCCGACCAGGACGTGGTCGTGCTGGCCCTGCCCTATTCCGCGGCCACGCACCACCTGGTCGACGCCGCGTTCCTCGCCGCGCTGCCCGACGGGGCCGTCGTGGTCAACGTCGCTCGCGGTGCGGTGGTGGACACCGACGCGCTCACCGCCGAGCTGTCCGCCCGCCGGCTGCGCGCCTTTCTCGACGTCACCGATCCGGAGCCGCTGCCTGCGGGCCATCCGCTGTGGCGGGTGCCCAACCTGCTGCTGACCCCGCACATCGGCGGCGGGACGGCCCGCTGGCTCGACCGAGCGCACGCGCTGCTGCGCGAGCAGGTGGGCAGGTTCGTCGCCGGCGAGCCGCTGCGGAACGTGGTCGGCTGA
- a CDS encoding ABC transporter ATP-binding protein, protein MNTPAAVVADGLGKRYRAKWALHECTFSVPAGRVCGLVGANGAGKTTLLRMLAGLSRPTAGRAAVAGTAPADDPAFLAEVGFLAQEIPLYRRWSAEDHLRMGAHLNPRWDDAAGRQRLRSLRIPLGQRVGTLSGGQRAQVGLALALAKHPRVLLLDEPVAALDPLARRDFLSTLAEAVAEHGITVMLSSHLVADLERVCDHLVVLADGRTVLADDLDDVLLGHRLLTSTRRDIAALEREHTVLRVERTARQVSVWVRLNGPLHDPGWEQSELSLEEIMLAYLGMSSVGPDESVLREVPA, encoded by the coding sequence ATGAACACACCGGCGGCCGTGGTGGCGGACGGACTGGGCAAGCGCTACCGGGCGAAGTGGGCGCTGCACGAGTGCACCTTCTCGGTCCCGGCCGGGCGCGTCTGCGGCCTGGTGGGTGCGAACGGCGCGGGCAAGACCACGTTGTTGCGGATGTTGGCCGGGCTCAGCCGCCCGACCGCGGGCAGGGCCGCGGTCGCGGGGACGGCGCCCGCCGACGACCCCGCGTTCCTCGCCGAGGTCGGCTTCCTGGCCCAGGAGATCCCGCTCTACCGGCGCTGGTCCGCCGAGGACCACCTGCGTATGGGTGCGCACCTGAACCCGCGGTGGGACGACGCCGCCGGCCGGCAGCGGCTGAGGTCGCTGCGCATCCCGCTCGGCCAGCGGGTCGGTACGCTCTCCGGCGGCCAGCGCGCCCAGGTCGGGCTGGCGCTCGCGCTCGCCAAGCACCCGCGGGTGCTGCTGCTCGACGAGCCCGTTGCCGCGCTCGACCCGCTCGCCCGCCGGGACTTCCTGAGCACGCTGGCCGAGGCTGTTGCCGAGCACGGCATCACCGTGATGCTCTCCAGTCATCTCGTCGCCGACCTGGAGCGGGTGTGCGATCACCTTGTCGTCCTCGCCGATGGGCGCACGGTGCTCGCCGACGACCTCGACGACGTGCTCCTCGGGCACCGCCTGCTGACCTCCACGCGCAGGGATATCGCCGCTCTCGAACGCGAGCACACCGTGCTGCGCGTGGAACGCACCGCACGCCAGGTCAGCGTGTGGGTGCGGCTCAACGGCCCGCTGCACGACCCGGGCTGGGAACAGTCCGAGCTGAGCCTGGAGGAGATCATGCTCGCCTACCTCGGCATGAGCTCGGTCGGGCCCGACGAGAGCGTCCTGCGGGAGGTGCCGGCATGA
- the ilvN gene encoding acetolactate synthase small subunit, with the protein MSTHTLSVLVENKPGVLARVAGLFSRRGFNIESLAVGPTEHSDISRITILVSVEGSALEQVTKQLNKLVNVLKIVELEDKQAVQRELLLVKVRADETTRRDVLQIVELFKAKVADVGPEVVTAELSGRPDKLDAMLKMLEPYGIREVVQSGMVALGRGPRSMTQAALRSVERSA; encoded by the coding sequence ATGAGCACCCACACCCTCTCCGTCCTCGTCGAGAACAAGCCGGGCGTGCTCGCTCGCGTCGCCGGGCTGTTCAGCCGCCGCGGCTTCAACATCGAGTCCCTCGCGGTCGGCCCCACCGAGCACTCGGACATCTCGCGGATCACGATCCTCGTCAGCGTCGAGGGCTCAGCCCTGGAGCAGGTCACCAAGCAGCTCAACAAGCTGGTGAACGTGCTGAAGATCGTCGAGCTGGAGGACAAGCAGGCGGTGCAGCGCGAGCTGCTGCTGGTCAAGGTCCGTGCCGACGAGACGACCCGGCGGGACGTGCTGCAGATCGTCGAGCTGTTCAAGGCCAAGGTCGCCGACGTGGGGCCCGAGGTCGTGACCGCCGAGCTGTCCGGGCGTCCGGACAAGCTCGACGCGATGCTCAAGATGCTCGAGCCGTACGGTATTCGCGAGGTCGTGCAGTCCGGGATGGTCGCGCTCGGCCGCGGCCCGCGCTCGATGACCCAAGCTGCGCTGCGTTCGGTCGAACGCAGCGCCTGA
- a CDS encoding PH domain-containing protein, which produces MSSASPSLAARTFRLPRSAYLIVLFVLFCTVPLAFAGSGTHDATSGATDSSGTSTDVEYGPRLLLLLIPIAVTVFIARTRTRVDGDGISVRALLGTRRLAWSELRGLSVSGRSVYAVAADGSVRLPCVGIADLAALSRASAGRLPEVAPPKPKYAPSRRPARRR; this is translated from the coding sequence GTGTCGTCGGCATCCCCCTCCCTCGCAGCCCGGACGTTCCGGCTGCCGCGTTCGGCCTACCTGATCGTGCTGTTCGTCCTGTTCTGCACGGTGCCGCTGGCATTCGCAGGCAGCGGGACGCACGATGCGACCTCCGGCGCGACGGACAGCAGCGGCACGTCGACCGATGTCGAGTACGGGCCCCGGTTGTTGCTGCTGCTGATCCCGATCGCGGTCACGGTGTTCATCGCCCGCACCCGCACCCGGGTCGACGGCGACGGGATCTCGGTGCGCGCGCTGCTGGGCACCCGGCGGCTGGCGTGGAGCGAGCTGCGCGGGCTGTCGGTGAGCGGTCGCAGCGTGTACGCGGTGGCTGCCGACGGCTCCGTGCGCCTGCCGTGCGTGGGCATCGCCGACCTGGCGGCGCTCTCGCGCGCCAGCGCCGGACGGCTGCCCGAGGTGGCGCCACCGAAGCCGAAGTACGCGCCGTCGCGGCGCCCCGCGCGCCGCCGCTGA
- a CDS encoding acetolactate synthase large subunit has protein sequence MTEPESMTGAQALVRSLEEVGADVVFGIPGGAILPAYDPLYDSTKVRHILVRHEQGAGHAAEGYAQASGKVGVCMATSGPGATNLVTPIADAYMDSVPMVAITGQVSRPMIGTDAFQEADISGITLPITKHNFLVQRAGDVAQAIAQAFHLASTGRPGPVLVDLPKDVLQERTDFSWPPRMDLPGYRPVTRPHGKQIREAARLIAAARRPVLYVGGGVLKARATQELRRLAELTGIPVVTTLMARGAFPDSHRQHLGMPGMHGSVSAVTALQKADLLIALGTRFDDRVTGRLSTFAPGAAVIHADIDPAEIGKNRVADVPIVGDARDVLTDLVPAVEAEFAAGNRTDLTGWWRQLDQWRDTYPLGYDEPADGSLSPQYVIERLGAIAGPETVFAAGVGQHQMWAAQFIKYENPYTFLNSGGAGTMGYSVPAAMGAKVGCPDKLVWAIDGDGCFQMTNQELATCAIEGIPIKVAVINNGNLGMVRQWQTLFYEQRYSQTELGTHKHRIPDFVKLADALGCIGLRCESKADVDSTIEKAMQIDDQPVVVDFTVGADAMVWPMVAAGASNDEIQAARDIRPVFESEE, from the coding sequence ATGACCGAACCCGAGTCGATGACAGGCGCGCAGGCCCTGGTCCGCTCGCTCGAAGAGGTCGGCGCCGACGTAGTCTTCGGCATCCCCGGCGGGGCGATCCTGCCGGCGTACGACCCGCTGTACGACTCCACGAAGGTCAGGCACATCCTGGTCCGCCACGAGCAGGGCGCCGGGCATGCCGCAGAGGGGTACGCGCAGGCCTCCGGCAAGGTGGGGGTCTGCATGGCGACGAGCGGACCCGGGGCCACGAACCTCGTCACGCCGATCGCCGACGCCTACATGGACTCGGTTCCCATGGTCGCGATCACCGGGCAGGTCAGCCGTCCGATGATCGGCACCGATGCGTTCCAGGAGGCGGACATCTCCGGCATCACCCTGCCGATCACCAAGCACAACTTCCTGGTGCAGCGCGCCGGGGACGTCGCGCAGGCGATCGCGCAGGCGTTCCACCTCGCCTCGACCGGCCGGCCCGGCCCCGTTCTCGTCGACCTGCCGAAGGACGTGCTGCAGGAGCGCACCGACTTCTCCTGGCCGCCGCGGATGGACCTGCCCGGCTACCGGCCGGTGACCCGCCCGCACGGCAAGCAGATCCGTGAGGCGGCCCGGCTGATCGCCGCGGCCCGCCGGCCGGTGCTGTACGTCGGCGGCGGCGTGCTCAAGGCACGGGCGACACAGGAACTGCGCCGCCTCGCCGAACTCACCGGGATCCCGGTCGTCACCACGCTCATGGCGCGCGGCGCGTTCCCGGACAGCCACCGCCAGCACCTGGGCATGCCCGGCATGCACGGCTCGGTCTCGGCCGTGACCGCGCTGCAGAAGGCAGACCTGCTCATCGCGCTCGGCACCCGTTTCGACGACCGGGTCACCGGCCGGCTCTCGACGTTCGCGCCCGGCGCGGCCGTGATCCACGCCGACATCGACCCTGCGGAGATCGGCAAGAACAGGGTGGCCGACGTGCCGATCGTCGGCGACGCCCGCGACGTGCTCACCGACCTCGTCCCCGCCGTCGAGGCCGAGTTCGCGGCGGGCAACCGCACCGACCTCACCGGCTGGTGGCGCCAGCTCGACCAGTGGCGCGACACCTACCCGCTGGGCTACGACGAGCCGGCCGACGGCAGCCTGTCCCCGCAGTACGTGATCGAGCGGCTCGGTGCGATCGCCGGGCCGGAGACGGTCTTCGCGGCCGGCGTCGGGCAACACCAGATGTGGGCGGCCCAGTTCATCAAGTACGAGAACCCGTACACGTTCCTGAACTCCGGGGGAGCCGGCACGATGGGCTACTCGGTGCCCGCGGCGATGGGCGCGAAGGTGGGCTGCCCGGACAAGCTGGTGTGGGCCATCGACGGCGACGGCTGCTTCCAGATGACCAACCAGGAACTGGCCACCTGCGCGATCGAGGGCATCCCGATCAAGGTCGCGGTGATCAACAACGGCAACCTCGGCATGGTGCGCCAGTGGCAGACCCTGTTCTACGAGCAGCGGTACAGCCAGACCGAGCTCGGTACCCACAAGCACCGCATCCCCGACTTCGTCAAACTCGCCGACGCGCTCGGCTGCATCGGCCTGCGTTGCGAGAGCAAGGCGGACGTCGACAGCACGATCGAGAAGGCGATGCAGATCGACGACCAGCCGGTCGTCGTCGACTTCACCGTGGGCGCCGACGCGATGGTCTGGCCGATGGTGGCCGCCGGCGCGAGCAACGACGAGATCCAGGCTGCGCGCGACATCCGCCCCGTCTTCGAGTCCGAAGAATGA
- the ilvD gene encoding dihydroxy-acid dehydratase — protein MSTEQPEQHPRQHRKPHSGTVTDGVERAAARGMLRAVGMGDDDWRKPQIGVASSWNEITPCNLSLDRLAKRAKVGVRGADGFPLEFGTISVSDGISMGHSGMHYSLISREVIADSVETVFRAEQLDGAVLLAGCDKSEPGMMMAAARLDIAAVFLYAGSTLPGRYQGRDVTIIDAFEAVGACLAGRMSREEVTEIEKAICPGEGACGGMYTANTMASAAEALGLSLTGSAAPPAPDSRRDAYAERSGEAVVRLVDAGITARTILTKQAFENAITVVMALGGSTNAVLHLLAIAHEAQVELTLDDFNRIGDKVPHLADVKPFGQYVMTDIDRIGGVPVVMKALLDAGLLHGDCLTVTGRTIAENLHEVAPPDPDGKIIHAMSDPIHRTGGLTILRGSLAPDGAVVKSAGLDYEQFEGTARVFDREQGAMDALAAGQLGAGDVIVIRWEGPKGGPGMREMLAITGAIKGAGLGKQVLLLTDGRFSGGTTGPCIGHVAPEAAHGGPIALVQDGDRIRLDMASRTLDLLVDDAELERRRADWKPLPQHLDFGVAGKYAKLVGSAAQGAVCG, from the coding sequence GTGAGCACCGAGCAGCCCGAACAGCACCCCCGGCAACATCGCAAGCCACACAGCGGCACCGTCACCGACGGCGTGGAGCGGGCCGCGGCCCGCGGCATGCTGCGTGCGGTGGGCATGGGCGATGACGACTGGCGCAAGCCGCAGATCGGCGTCGCGTCGAGCTGGAACGAGATCACGCCGTGCAACCTCTCGCTCGACCGGCTGGCGAAACGGGCGAAGGTCGGCGTCCGCGGTGCCGACGGCTTCCCGCTCGAGTTCGGCACCATCTCGGTCTCGGACGGGATCTCGATGGGTCACAGCGGCATGCACTACTCGCTCATCTCGCGCGAGGTGATCGCCGACTCGGTCGAGACGGTGTTCCGTGCCGAGCAACTCGACGGGGCGGTGCTGCTGGCCGGCTGCGACAAGTCCGAGCCGGGCATGATGATGGCCGCGGCCCGCCTGGACATCGCCGCGGTCTTCCTCTACGCGGGTTCGACGCTGCCGGGCCGCTACCAGGGCCGCGACGTCACGATCATCGACGCCTTCGAGGCGGTGGGTGCCTGCCTGGCCGGCCGGATGAGCCGCGAGGAGGTCACCGAGATCGAGAAGGCGATCTGCCCTGGCGAGGGCGCGTGCGGCGGCATGTACACCGCGAACACCATGGCCAGCGCCGCGGAGGCGCTCGGCCTCTCGCTGACCGGCAGCGCCGCCCCGCCCGCGCCGGACTCGCGCCGGGACGCGTACGCCGAGCGGTCCGGGGAGGCGGTGGTGCGGTTGGTGGACGCGGGGATCACGGCGCGCACCATCTTGACCAAGCAGGCCTTCGAGAACGCGATCACCGTCGTGATGGCGCTGGGCGGGTCGACGAACGCCGTGCTGCACCTGCTCGCGATCGCTCACGAGGCCCAGGTGGAGCTGACCCTGGACGACTTCAACCGCATCGGCGACAAGGTGCCGCACCTCGCCGATGTCAAGCCGTTCGGGCAATACGTGATGACCGACATCGACCGGATCGGCGGGGTGCCGGTGGTGATGAAGGCGTTGTTGGACGCCGGTCTGCTGCACGGCGACTGCCTCACCGTGACCGGCAGGACGATCGCGGAGAACCTGCACGAGGTCGCGCCCCCGGACCCGGACGGCAAGATCATCCACGCGATGAGCGATCCGATCCACCGCACCGGCGGGCTGACGATCCTGCGCGGCTCGCTCGCGCCGGACGGTGCGGTGGTGAAGAGCGCCGGGCTGGACTACGAGCAGTTCGAGGGCACGGCGCGGGTGTTCGACCGGGAGCAGGGCGCGATGGACGCCCTCGCGGCCGGACAGCTCGGCGCCGGGGACGTGATCGTGATCCGCTGGGAGGGCCCCAAGGGCGGTCCCGGGATGCGCGAGATGCTGGCGATCACCGGTGCGATCAAGGGCGCGGGGCTGGGCAAGCAGGTGCTGCTTCTGACCGACGGCCGCTTCTCCGGCGGCACCACCGGCCCGTGCATCGGGCACGTGGCGCCCGAGGCGGCGCACGGCGGCCCGATCGCGCTCGTGCAGGACGGTGACCGCATCCGGCTGGACATGGCCTCGCGCACCCTCGACCTGCTGGTCGACGACGCCGAGCTCGAGCGCCGCCGCGCGGACTGGAAGCCGCTGCCGCAGCACCTCGACTTCGGGGTCGCCGGCAAGTACGCCAAGCTGGTCGGCTCCGCGGCCCAGGGCGCGGTCTGCGGCTGA
- a CDS encoding CAP domain-containing protein, translated as MARSRRRGLLAVLAGLAVCVGLTAESPQAAVGRTAANPAGAAVVHAPQAAAPLAAPLPAPVSSRPTSPAAERAQLPAAEQRTAYPRVAASSKPSTSKPADSPADAAPAAQGTTRQTTSKHTTTSSMAPSTAASRHAPKQPAKASGSSWSTAARAVLAQLNAERAAHGLRALRMDSRLVSSAHTHNLAMAAHNQMSHQLPGEAWFADRILAAGYPYVYAGENVGWNSVRTVAGALQLETMMYTEKPPNDGHRQNILSPHYTQIGVDVYVDPGTGKIWLTEDFGSRS; from the coding sequence GTGGCCCGTTCGCGCCGCCGCGGCCTGCTCGCGGTCCTTGCCGGGCTCGCCGTTTGTGTCGGCCTCACTGCCGAATCGCCCCAAGCCGCCGTCGGCAGGACCGCCGCCAATCCGGCCGGCGCCGCTGTGGTGCACGCTCCGCAGGCTGCCGCCCCGCTGGCCGCCCCACTGCCCGCGCCCGTCTCGTCGCGCCCCACCTCCCCTGCCGCCGAACGGGCGCAGTTGCCCGCTGCTGAGCAGCGCACCGCGTACCCGCGCGTGGCCGCGAGCTCGAAGCCGTCCACCTCGAAGCCGGCCGACTCCCCCGCCGACGCCGCCCCCGCCGCGCAGGGCACGACCCGGCAGACGACAAGCAAGCACACGACCACATCCTCGATGGCGCCCTCGACCGCAGCCTCGAGGCACGCGCCGAAGCAGCCGGCGAAGGCGTCCGGCTCGAGCTGGTCCACCGCCGCCCGCGCGGTGCTGGCGCAGCTGAACGCCGAGCGCGCCGCGCACGGCCTGCGCGCGCTGCGCATGGACAGCCGGCTGGTCTCCAGCGCGCACACCCACAACCTGGCGATGGCCGCGCACAACCAGATGTCGCACCAGCTGCCAGGTGAGGCGTGGTTCGCCGACCGGATCCTCGCCGCCGGCTACCCGTACGTCTACGCGGGCGAGAACGTGGGCTGGAACAGCGTGCGGACCGTCGCCGGCGCCCTGCAGCTGGAGACGATGATGTACACCGAGAAGCCGCCGAACGACGGGCACCGGCAGAACATCCTCAGCCCGCACTACACCCAGATCGGCGTCGACGTGTACGTCGATCCGGGCACCGGCAAGATCTGGCTGACCGAGGACTTCGGGAGCCGGTCGTGA
- a CDS encoding CAP domain-containing protein has translation MKRRLAALLLSVILCVTGLGFAQPAAALSSNQLANRLVASINAQRKAHHMAPLRVNRTLVKRATTHANLVRTHARLRNTFAGEPSLSTQLRRLGYPKQRATQAVAWSSTQHSLLRQPSRSKAVRARLLNRTYTQVGVAVRYVSSRHRYVLTVVFARPQSRATQYANSVLRQLNAERRAHGRKALTMNSALVRSAHRHNLTMAAHDQMSHQLPGELFFAQRIERAGYRYVYAGENIGWNSLQTVHGALQLETMMYNERPPNDGHRQNILSPDYVNVGIDVYFDRVNHKLWLTEDFGSR, from the coding sequence GTGAAGCGCCGCCTCGCCGCCCTGCTGCTGTCGGTGATCCTGTGCGTGACCGGTCTCGGCTTCGCCCAGCCCGCCGCGGCGTTGAGCAGCAACCAGCTGGCGAACCGGCTGGTGGCGAGCATCAACGCGCAGCGCAAGGCGCACCACATGGCACCGCTTCGGGTGAACCGGACGCTGGTCAAGCGGGCGACGACCCATGCGAACCTGGTGCGCACGCACGCGCGGCTACGCAACACGTTCGCCGGCGAGCCGTCGCTCTCGACCCAGCTGCGCCGCCTCGGCTACCCGAAGCAGCGGGCCACCCAGGCGGTGGCCTGGAGCTCGACACAGCACTCGCTGCTGCGCCAGCCGAGCCGCAGCAAGGCCGTCCGGGCCCGGCTGCTCAACCGCACGTACACCCAGGTCGGCGTCGCGGTCCGGTACGTCTCGTCCCGGCATCGTTACGTGCTCACCGTGGTGTTCGCCCGGCCGCAGTCGCGCGCCACCCAGTACGCGAACAGCGTGCTGCGCCAGCTCAACGCCGAGCGCCGGGCGCACGGCCGCAAGGCGCTGACGATGAACTCGGCGCTCGTGCGCAGCGCGCACCGGCACAACCTGACGATGGCCGCGCACGACCAGATGTCCCACCAGCTGCCCGGCGAGCTGTTCTTCGCCCAGCGGATCGAGCGGGCCGGCTACCGCTACGTGTACGCCGGCGAGAACATCGGCTGGAACAGTCTGCAGACGGTTCACGGTGCGCTGCAGTTGGAGACGATGATGTACAACGAGCGGCCGCCGAACGACGGCCACCGGCAGAACATCCTCAGCCCCGACTACGTCAACGTCGGCATCGACGTCTACTTCGACCGGGTGAACCACAAGCTCTGGCTCACCGAGGACTTCGGCAGCCGCTGA
- a CDS encoding PQQ-dependent sugar dehydrogenase gives MHQPHRRPAAAVAAVLLLAGCTAGAKADVPDWKPQRSFQGEGHPPTIAPAQPQHPSASEPQTPGGAPSSSPDSSGSPTNTQDPAVVAKHLAAPTGLVLMPDGTALVGERTTGRIVRVQPVAGRPVPTVRTLTGLRTSGDGGLLDLALSPHYLQDALIFAYLTTAKDNRVVAFTLTGPVTPVLTGIPNGSTGNAGRITFGPDGSLYVGTGDAGTPANAVNPHSLAGKVLRVTDIGEPATGNPDPSSPVFSSGHRSIAGLCAEPDTGTMLAVEDSRSGGAVNVLAPGATYGWPTSSPGDRAPLAQLPPGDSAPGGCAVADGVLYVTSLDGTLLLTASLRAKANAISVGKFSAELKGRYGRLRTVVSAPDGALWMTTSNKDGRGKPVPDDERVIRIVPSGGGGNQPM, from the coding sequence GTGCACCAGCCCCACCGCCGTCCCGCCGCAGCCGTGGCCGCAGTCTTGCTGCTGGCCGGCTGCACGGCGGGCGCCAAGGCCGACGTGCCGGACTGGAAGCCGCAGCGCTCCTTCCAGGGCGAGGGCCATCCGCCGACGATCGCGCCCGCCCAGCCGCAGCACCCGTCCGCGTCCGAACCGCAGACACCCGGCGGCGCGCCCAGCAGCTCGCCGGACAGTAGCGGCTCGCCGACCAACACGCAGGACCCGGCGGTCGTCGCGAAACACCTGGCGGCGCCCACCGGCCTGGTGCTCATGCCCGATGGCACCGCCCTGGTCGGCGAGCGCACGACCGGCCGCATCGTTCGGGTGCAGCCGGTCGCCGGACGCCCGGTGCCGACGGTGCGAACCCTCACCGGGCTGCGCACGAGCGGCGACGGTGGGCTGCTCGACCTTGCCCTGTCGCCGCACTATCTGCAGGACGCGCTGATCTTCGCCTACCTGACCACCGCGAAGGACAATCGCGTCGTCGCCTTCACCCTCACCGGCCCGGTGACACCGGTGCTCACCGGTATCCCGAACGGCTCCACCGGCAATGCCGGACGGATCACGTTCGGGCCGGACGGCTCGCTCTACGTCGGTACCGGCGACGCGGGCACACCGGCGAACGCGGTGAACCCGCACAGCCTGGCCGGCAAGGTGCTGCGGGTCACCGACATCGGCGAGCCCGCGACCGGCAACCCGGACCCCTCCTCGCCGGTGTTCAGCAGCGGACACCGCAGCATTGCCGGACTGTGCGCGGAGCCCGACACCGGCACCATGCTGGCGGTCGAGGACAGCAGGAGCGGCGGTGCGGTCAACGTGCTCGCACCGGGCGCCACGTACGGCTGGCCGACGAGCAGCCCCGGCGATCGCGCGCCGCTGGCGCAACTGCCGCCGGGCGATTCCGCGCCCGGCGGCTGTGCCGTGGCCGACGGTGTGCTGTACGTGACCTCGCTGGACGGCACGCTCCTGCTGACCGCGAGCCTGCGGGCCAAGGCCAACGCCATCAGCGTCGGCAAGTTCTCCGCCGAACTCAAGGGCAGGTACGGCCGGTTGCGCACTGTGGTCAGCGCCCCGGACGGTGCGCTCTGGATGACCACCTCGAACAAGGACGGGCGCGGAAAGCCGGTGCCCGACGACGAGCGGGTGATCCGGATCGTGCCGTCCGGTGGCGGCGGCAACCAGCCGATGTGA